The genome window TTATAGTTTCCAAATCGGATTGCATTAATTCATTGCTTTTTCTTTCAATACGCTCTGTTCTTAATTTTATTGTATTTAGCGGTGTTGCAAACTCATGTGAAAATCCTGCGGAAAGAGCACCGATAGCACGCAGTTTATCAAGGCGATTATTTTCATTTAAAAGAATTTCTGAATACTTTTTTTGTTTACTTAGCAATCTTGATATCCAATGAGTTAACGAAAAAATTAGAATACAAATTGCCAATTGCCCAGATAAAAATAATGAATTTTTATTTGGATATAAGCTAAAAGCTGGTGGGGTAAAATTTGAATAATGTAAAAATAGTATGCACAGTAATGAGCTAATAAAAAAGATTATTGCTTGAACTTTATGAAGTAATATTGCGCCTAAAATTATATTTAAATAAATAATTTGTACTAGAGGATTCCAAATACCTCCAGTAATAACTAATAAAAATGTAATTGCACAGAGATCTGAAGTAAGCTGAAAAAAAACGAAATTAATGGAGATAATTTTTAATTTATGCGCTAGAAAAAATGCCCCCATATTTAAAATACTTAAATTTAACAGCGTTAGAATGTATAAAAGAATAAATTGTGGTTGTATCCATTCAAATTTTATAACAAAGTACAGAAGTATTAATAACAAAAATATTGCTATCCAGCGTAAATGAATCAGCCAAAATAATTTTGTTCTTTCTTCGTCAGGAAAACTGTAGTCAAATAAAAAACACTTAACCTTTTGTATAAATTGTTTAAAATCCATTTTTTACCTAATCTTAATTGTTAACTAGCTTTTCTGTTAGTCAGATAGTATCTTTAGCTTACCTTAAGATATTTACCAAGTTTTATTATTGAAAAAGCTTTTTTAGCGCAATGATTTGTTGCACTATGATAGAGTTTGCTCCTTTCTTTTTTTCGTTTTGAAAGTTAAAAGTTTAATGTTTTGAATAGTTTTTTTTGTTACTAGGAGTTATGAATGTCGAATTTTACTAAAATATTCTTATTATTAGGTATCATTGTTGCTGTTATTGCTTTAGTTTTATTATTTTTTAAAAAAGGTGAAACGAAACCTTTAATTGAAATTTCTATGCATTTAGCAACATATGATAAAAAATCAGGAAATGTTGAAAATTTGTCTCCTAACCATAACCAAAAAGCGTTTGGTATTCTGCAGTTTTTTTCGAAACCAAATTCAAAAAATATGAGTCAATCCATTTTGTGCGTACAAGATCATCAAATTGTTGATAAAATAGACTTGTATATGCCTGATATGGGGCATGGAAGTCAGCCTCCAACGATTGAAAAAACAGATATACCAAGTAATATAAGATCCAAAGCCTCATCTGAAATACAACTAGGCTGTTTTAAGCTTGATAATATGCAACTATTTATGACGGGAGATTGGCAAATAAGGGTGTTTTATCAAAATGGAAATCTTGGCCTTTTCGATTTAAAAATAATAGAATAGTTTTATATATTTTTTAAATAATTTAAATCTTCAAAAATGGCTAAAGCAGTTTGCAAGGGCCCAACTCCATTTCCTCTAACAACATGAGTTTTTTCACGGCCTAAATTAAACGAATATGAAACGCAATCAGATGAGCAATAAAGTGGGGAGTGCTCTTCAATTTCAAGGTATGATAAATGAATTGCACCTTCAGCTTGTGCAGAGCAAATTAGGCGTGTTGTTTTTCCTTTAGCTTTTCTGTAACGGATAAGATCTGGATCAATTTCCTTTAAATTTTGGAGAAAAATAGAAGAATCATATTTATACCCAAATATTGCATTTGCTGCTATATTAATAGAAATAAAGGCATTTTTAGCAATTAATTCGTCTTCAATAGAATATTCAAAAATTCTTTTTTCTTTCCCAAAATTTATTGCATTTTCTAAACTCTCTCCTTTTTCTATCAGCTCAATTAAAAATGTACTTACTGGATGACAATTTGCGCTAAAGGACAAACACTTGTTCCTGAGTAATTCTAAATTACTTTGCAGATATCTTCCTATTCCATTTAAGGCAGCATTGATTCCTATATTTTTTGAATATTCTGTGAGTAAAATATCAATTCCATAAAATAATGTATCTCTTGCAGAGAAAATAACTTTGTTATTTTCTCTTAATATTTTTTCGTAAAAATTGTAATTATTGTGGGAATTTAAAAGTTTTGTTTCTTGTGAGTCAATTATTATATTTGGTCTATTTGCAGTATCAAGAAAGTCATAAAAATTATTGCTAGAGATATATACATTTAGGTTTTTTTTTTCGTGTTCCTTAATATTTAGTATTTCAGAAATGTTTAAACCAGTTGGATCACTAATTGTTGATTTAGAATCAGACGCCTCTGTTACCTTAAATTCATTTTTATTTAGATTTTTTAACACAGCACAACCAACCTTACCTACACCTTTAATTTGAATGGGAATTAATTTATCTGATATACTGTTAAAAACCATAATTTTCTCCCAATAATGAAGAATAAACATAATTGAAATATAGTAATAAAAGAATAAAGCATGAATTAAAAAAACAAGGAATAAACTAGAACTTGGGACAGATAGGAAAAAATCCTAATCAAAACAAAATTTTATAATTAAAAATATTAAAAAAAATAAAATATGTCAATTCATTTCAAAAAATATCAACTTTGGATTTTTGCAATTGCTACGTACATCACTATAGAAACAGTATTGGAAAGATTTAAACTTCTTACTCCCGTATTAAACATTGGTATTGTTACAATCTCAGCATTTCCTTGCGATATTTCTTTTTGCATAACCTCTTTCGGGATTCCAAAAGTTTCAGCCCCAAAAACAAGTAAATCTCCTGGCTGAAATTGAAAATCATATGGAGATTTATTGCCACCAGTTTCGACAAAAATGATTCTTCTTTTTTTTCTTGTCGATAAAAATAAATCCCAACTTTTATGTAAGTAAACTGAAACGTGTTCCCAATAGTCAAGACCTGCACGGCGTAAAGCTTTTTCAGTGATATGAAACCCCATCGGTTCAATAAGATGGAGAGTGCAACTAAAGGCGGCGCACATGCGGGCAATTGTTCCTGTATTTGGAGGAATTTGCGGGCAATAAAGAACCACTTCAGGGTGAAATTTTAATAATTCTTCTTTCACTTCTGGATATAAATAACCTTGTTTATCAAAGGAAAGTTTAGGTTTAGACTGAATAATTATATCATCTTTATCTAATAAAGTTTCACCTAATTGATACATGAGTTTACCAGTGTACTCAGGCTCATTGTGGGATGTCATTTTCTTCATCCTCTAAATCTTTTTCTAGTGCATCAAGCATTCCTGAAATATTTTTAAATATATCATTTAAACCCAATTTTTTGTCAGAACTTGTTGTAATTACTTGGCTTGGATGCAGTGCGAGTTTTTTTGCATGAATTTCTCTTAATTGTTGCCATTTGCTTTTATGTACTTTGTCGCATTTTGTTTGAATACAAATAACTTTTAACCCTAGTTTTTGAAACCAACGAGATAAATTTTCGTCCTCTGGTTGAATATCTCTACGAATATCAATTAAAATAAAGATTGCAAAAAGTCCTGTTCTTTCTTCAAAGAAATTTTGCATTTCTTTTTCCCAATGAGCTTGGGTTGTTAGTGCTGATTCTGCATAGCCATAACCCGGAAGATCAACAAGAAAAAAAGTA of Pigmentibacter sp. JX0631 contains these proteins:
- a CDS encoding HAMP domain-containing sensor histidine kinase: MDFKQFIQKVKCFLFDYSFPDEERTKLFWLIHLRWIAIFLLLILLYFVIKFEWIQPQFILLYILTLLNLSILNMGAFFLAHKLKIISINFVFFQLTSDLCAITFLLVITGGIWNPLVQIIYLNIILGAILLHKVQAIIFFISSLLCILFLHYSNFTPPAFSLYPNKNSLFLSGQLAICILIFSLTHWISRLLSKQKKYSEILLNENNRLDKLRAIGALSAGFSHEFATPLNTIKLRTERIERKSNELMQSDLETIKKAINQCESAIKQIHSKSLSDEKTFFEKKNIYELISKIIFSWKSKNNNIIFISEKEAKNLECKIPLLAFTKAFIDILENAIQANNSNTLEISVKLQVKDQYLKLSVADNGPGWPKIIKQYAGKPFLTTKEDGVGLGLYNAFSLASAVNGKFILLDNSNGGACAQFLIPIWKE
- the yihA gene encoding ribosome biogenesis GTP-binding protein YihA/YsxC; its protein translation is MREIKLPNQDFILSLSEKKTPLRIDFICSGLKNSDLPPSSAPEFALVGRSNVGKSSLINFVGGQKQLARVSNTPGRTQTINLFSAEKGTFFLVDLPGYGYAESALTTQAHWEKEMQNFFEERTGLFAIFILIDIRRDIQPEDENLSRWFQKLGLKVICIQTKCDKVHKSKWQQLREIHAKKLALHPSQVITTSSDKKLGLNDIFKNISGMLDALEKDLEDEENDIPQ
- a CDS encoding tRNA (cytidine(34)-2'-O)-methyltransferase, with amino-acid sequence MTSHNEPEYTGKLMYQLGETLLDKDDIIIQSKPKLSFDKQGYLYPEVKEELLKFHPEVVLYCPQIPPNTGTIARMCAAFSCTLHLIEPMGFHITEKALRRAGLDYWEHVSVYLHKSWDLFLSTRKKRRIIFVETGGNKSPYDFQFQPGDLLVFGAETFGIPKEVMQKEISQGNAEIVTIPMFNTGVRSLNLSNTVSIVMYVAIAKIQS